One genomic window of Microbacterium sp. BH-3-3-3 includes the following:
- a CDS encoding PRD domain-containing protein, whose protein sequence is MQIIKKVLNSSVVLVEDERGVERVLLGKGIGFGAKQGDSVAPEATDRVFVALDDADQRNLVELLAQIPGEFVELTRAIVLDAENSGIQLDAHIYLTLTDHLHFAVERQRRGLQVTNRLAWEVRTVYPGEYEVGLRALALLRERTGVALPDEEAANIAFHLVNSEVGRPAVDSIRVVGLVSDITTIVTHSGGVALDGDDLHTRRFLTHLQFFAERLFSGRLAGQDDDLLFATMTQKHPRAVATAERVRAFVRKEHEVEISDEEVGYLALHIARAQSA, encoded by the coding sequence CGTCGTGCTCGTCGAGGACGAGCGCGGCGTGGAGCGCGTGCTGCTGGGCAAGGGCATCGGTTTCGGCGCGAAGCAGGGCGACAGCGTCGCCCCCGAGGCGACCGATCGGGTCTTCGTCGCCCTCGACGACGCCGACCAGCGCAACCTCGTCGAACTGCTGGCGCAGATTCCGGGGGAGTTCGTCGAGCTCACCCGGGCCATCGTGCTGGATGCCGAGAACTCCGGCATCCAGCTCGATGCGCACATCTACCTGACCCTCACCGATCACCTGCACTTCGCCGTGGAACGTCAACGGCGGGGGCTGCAGGTGACCAACCGCCTGGCGTGGGAGGTGCGGACGGTCTACCCCGGCGAGTACGAGGTGGGCCTTCGGGCGCTGGCGCTGCTGCGCGAGCGCACCGGCGTCGCCCTGCCCGACGAGGAGGCCGCCAACATCGCGTTCCATCTCGTCAACTCCGAGGTGGGGCGTCCGGCGGTCGATTCGATCCGCGTGGTGGGGCTGGTGTCGGACATCACCACGATCGTCACGCACTCCGGGGGCGTGGCGCTCGACGGCGACGATCTGCACACCCGGCGGTTCCTCACCCACCTGCAGTTCTTCGCCGAGCGGTTGTTCTCGGGCCGCCTGGCCGGGCAGGACGACGACCTGCTCTTCGCGACCATGACGCAGAAGCACCCGCGGGCGGTCGCCACGGCCGAGCGCGTGCGCGCCTTCGTGCGCAAGGAGCACGAGGTGGAGATCTCCGACGAGGAGGTCGGCTACCTCGCCCTGCACATCGCGCGGGCGCAATCCGCCTGA
- the rlmN gene encoding 23S rRNA (adenine(2503)-C(2))-methyltransferase RlmN, which yields MTDQPPVRSTTPRQVRPEGAPANTGIRETRPAPSTRVRQVRPATEGWKQATDETGRPLLQFASPKRGKPPVHLADLTPAERVEKAKELGLPGFRAKQLEKHYFTHYTSDPADMTDLPASGREELVAGMLPPLLTEVRRLETDRGDTIKFLWKLHDGALVESVLMRYPGRITLCVSSQAGCGMNCPFCATGQAGLTRNMSAAEIIEQIVRANALIASGGLGGKKHDDHSLDRVSNIVFMGMGEPLANYARVMQAVRVMVDKDHGLGMSARGITVSTVGLVPAIKKLADEDIPVTFALSLHAPDDHLRDELIPVNSKWKVDEALDAARNYFDKTGRRVSIEYALIKDMNDHAWRADLLAEKLNARGRGWVHVNPIPLNPTPGSIWTASEVPVQNEFVRRLNDAGIPTTLRDTRGKEIDGACGQLVATEDDAVAAAATPVG from the coding sequence ATGACCGATCAGCCCCCCGTGCGCTCCACCACGCCCCGGCAGGTGCGCCCCGAGGGGGCCCCGGCGAACACCGGCATCCGCGAGACGCGCCCCGCGCCGTCGACGCGCGTCCGCCAGGTGCGCCCCGCGACCGAGGGGTGGAAGCAGGCGACAGACGAGACCGGTCGTCCGCTGCTGCAGTTCGCCAGCCCGAAGCGCGGCAAGCCCCCCGTGCACCTCGCCGACCTCACCCCCGCGGAGCGGGTCGAGAAGGCCAAGGAGCTGGGCCTGCCCGGCTTCCGCGCGAAGCAGCTCGAGAAGCACTACTTCACGCACTACACGTCGGACCCCGCCGACATGACCGACCTGCCGGCATCCGGTCGCGAAGAGCTCGTCGCGGGAATGCTGCCGCCGCTGCTCACCGAGGTACGCCGGCTCGAGACCGACCGCGGCGACACGATCAAGTTCCTCTGGAAGCTGCACGACGGCGCGCTCGTCGAGTCGGTGCTCATGCGCTACCCCGGCCGCATCACGCTCTGCGTGTCGAGCCAGGCCGGGTGCGGCATGAACTGCCCCTTCTGCGCCACCGGCCAGGCGGGTCTGACCCGCAACATGTCGGCGGCCGAGATCATCGAGCAGATCGTGCGGGCCAACGCGCTCATCGCCTCCGGCGGCCTGGGCGGCAAGAAGCACGACGACCACTCGCTCGACCGCGTCAGCAACATCGTCTTCATGGGCATGGGTGAGCCGCTCGCCAACTACGCGCGGGTCATGCAGGCCGTGCGCGTGATGGTCGACAAGGACCACGGCCTGGGCATGAGCGCCCGCGGCATCACCGTCTCGACCGTCGGACTCGTGCCCGCGATCAAGAAGCTCGCCGATGAAGACATCCCGGTGACGTTCGCCCTGTCGCTGCACGCTCCCGACGACCACCTGCGCGACGAGCTCATCCCGGTGAACTCCAAGTGGAAGGTCGACGAGGCACTGGATGCCGCGCGCAACTACTTCGACAAGACCGGCCGCCGTGTCTCGATCGAGTACGCCCTGATCAAGGACATGAACGACCACGCCTGGCGCGCCGACCTGCTGGCCGAGAAGCTCAACGCCCGCGGTCGCGGCTGGGTGCACGTGAACCCCATCCCGTTGAACCCGACTCCGGGGTCGATCTGGACGGCATCCGAGGTGCCCGTGCAGAACGAGTTCGTGCGCCGGTTGAACGACGCGGGCATTCCGACGACCCTCCGCGACACCCGCGGCAAAGAGATCGACGGCGCCTGCGGTCAGCTCGTGGCGACCGAAGACGACGCGGTGGCGGCCGCGGCGACGCCCGTCGGCTGA
- a CDS encoding ABC transporter ATP-binding protein, whose protein sequence is MSEHVVRVQNLRKTYRGGVEALRGVSFDIRRGETFAVLGPNGAGKSTVIEILEGYRDRTSGEVSVLGVDPHRGGLDWKARLGIVLQNTGEAPTATVRELLAHFASFYPRPRDVDEVIAAVGLTEEATVSVRKLSGGQRRRVDVALGIIGRPELLFLDEPTTGFDPEVRRQFWDLIRLLQAEGTTILLTTHYLDEAAELSERAAIIVAGQVASVGRIDELGGPDARVPFVRWREGGVTREQRTDDPGAFVAALYARGGEPERLEVVRPSLEDVYLSFLGADERRTAAAGGAA, encoded by the coding sequence ATGAGCGAACACGTCGTGCGGGTGCAGAACCTGCGCAAGACCTACCGCGGAGGCGTCGAAGCGCTGCGCGGGGTCTCTTTCGACATCCGACGCGGCGAGACGTTCGCGGTGCTCGGCCCCAACGGCGCCGGCAAGAGCACCGTCATCGAGATCCTCGAGGGCTACCGCGATCGCACGAGCGGTGAGGTGAGCGTGCTCGGCGTCGACCCGCACCGCGGGGGCCTCGACTGGAAGGCGCGACTCGGCATCGTCCTGCAGAACACCGGCGAGGCGCCGACCGCGACCGTGCGGGAGCTCCTCGCCCACTTCGCCTCGTTCTACCCGCGCCCGCGGGACGTCGACGAGGTCATCGCCGCGGTCGGTCTCACCGAGGAGGCCACGGTCAGCGTGCGCAAGCTCTCGGGCGGGCAGCGTCGCCGCGTCGACGTGGCGCTGGGGATCATCGGCCGCCCCGAGCTGCTGTTCCTCGACGAGCCCACCACCGGCTTCGATCCCGAGGTGCGGCGGCAGTTCTGGGACCTCATCCGCCTGCTCCAGGCGGAGGGCACCACCATCCTGCTCACGACCCACTACCTCGACGAGGCCGCCGAGCTCTCGGAGCGCGCCGCGATCATCGTGGCCGGGCAGGTGGCATCCGTGGGCCGCATCGACGAACTCGGCGGACCCGACGCCCGCGTGCCGTTCGTGCGGTGGCGCGAGGGCGGGGTGACGCGCGAGCAGCGCACCGACGACCCGGGCGCGTTCGTCGCGGCCCTCTACGCCCGAGGCGGTGAACCCGAGCGGCTCGAGGTCGTGCGGCCGAGCCTCGAAGACGTGTACCTGTCGTTCCTCGGTGCCGATGAGCGCCGCACCGCGGCTGCGGGGGGTGCCGCGTGA
- a CDS encoding ABC transporter permease: MSRVLRLGAARVGFEVRAYFRQGDSVFFTFLFPVMILLIFAVAFDAQTFGPPGDEVKAAQFYLPAMLAAGVLLSGLQNMSIDIAMERSDGTLKRLGGTPLSPVSYFIGKLGQVLVTGFLQSVLLIVVAAVFFGVPLPTEPERWLTFAWVFLLGVTTCAILGIGLSALPRTGRSATGVVIPIVLLLQFISGVYINFAALPEWLQNVASVFPLKWLAQGFRSVFLPEGFAAAEPSGSWEHPLILLVTGLWLIVGLAVVRATFRWIRKDA, encoded by the coding sequence GTGAGCCGGGTCCTGCGGCTCGGTGCCGCACGCGTGGGGTTCGAGGTGCGCGCGTACTTCCGCCAGGGCGACTCGGTGTTCTTCACCTTCCTGTTCCCCGTGATGATCCTGCTGATCTTCGCCGTCGCCTTCGACGCGCAGACCTTCGGTCCCCCGGGCGACGAGGTGAAGGCCGCGCAGTTCTACCTGCCCGCCATGCTCGCCGCGGGCGTGCTGCTGTCGGGTCTGCAGAACATGTCGATCGACATCGCGATGGAACGCAGCGACGGCACCCTCAAGCGCCTCGGTGGCACTCCACTCAGCCCCGTGTCGTACTTCATCGGCAAGCTCGGGCAGGTGCTGGTGACCGGCTTTCTGCAGTCGGTGCTGCTGATCGTCGTCGCGGCGGTCTTCTTCGGCGTGCCGCTGCCCACCGAACCGGAGCGCTGGCTGACCTTCGCGTGGGTGTTCCTGCTGGGCGTCACCACCTGCGCGATCCTCGGCATCGGGCTCTCGGCCCTCCCGCGCACTGGTCGCAGCGCCACCGGCGTCGTCATCCCGATCGTGCTGCTGCTGCAGTTCATCTCGGGGGTCTACATCAACTTCGCCGCCCTGCCGGAGTGGCTGCAGAACGTGGCGAGCGTGTTCCCGCTGAAGTGGCTGGCGCAGGGCTTCCGCTCGGTCTTCCTGCCCGAGGGCTTCGCCGCGGCCGAGCCGTCGGGGTCGTGGGAGCACCCGCTGATCCTGCTCGTGACGGGACTCTGGCTCATCGTGGGGCTCGCGGTGGTGCGGGCGACGTTCCGATGGATCCGGAAAGACGCGTGA
- a CDS encoding sensor histidine kinase, producing MRGAGTVASGGAVATGTDSPRGERERADAVASAVRGWTLVYAIAGAVGIAIALVAGSIGAVPWGPALVALGAVVVHAALVLVVLPRVLSEQGAPRVATGLAVSTLLLLPLAIACVPWIAMLQFAAYPLLWVISSRRRTAIAWTALSSVLVLVALAWGGDGGAWERAAIIQATSFAGNIGLGLWFTAVYRHAAETQGLLDRLTAAQDELAALHRDTGVVEERGRLAAELHDTIAQTLAGTVLLVQRSRRELAAGVLADSTLALVEEAAREALTETRTLVAGGAPVSHGEGLVAALTVLVDRLGRESGLRIDLRADAVTGLDRESEVALLRCAQEGLSNARRHSGARRVEVTLTERDDGVELRIADDGAGFDPAARAQGFGLEGLRARLGHLDGDLLIDGSPGATVLTARVPRAAVRA from the coding sequence GTGAGGGGCGCGGGAACCGTCGCCTCCGGCGGCGCCGTAGCGACGGGGACCGATAGCCCGCGCGGGGAGCGGGAGCGGGCGGATGCCGTGGCCTCGGCCGTGCGCGGATGGACCCTGGTCTACGCAATCGCGGGTGCCGTGGGCATCGCGATCGCCCTCGTGGCCGGGAGCATCGGGGCGGTCCCGTGGGGGCCGGCGCTCGTGGCGCTGGGAGCCGTCGTCGTGCACGCCGCGCTCGTGCTCGTCGTCCTCCCTCGTGTGCTGAGCGAGCAGGGAGCGCCGCGGGTCGCCACGGGGCTGGCGGTGTCGACGCTGCTGCTCCTTCCCCTGGCCATCGCGTGCGTGCCGTGGATCGCGATGCTGCAGTTCGCGGCGTACCCCCTGCTCTGGGTGATCTCGTCGCGCCGGCGCACGGCGATCGCCTGGACCGCCCTGTCGAGCGTGCTCGTGCTCGTCGCGCTGGCCTGGGGCGGCGACGGCGGCGCGTGGGAGCGCGCCGCGATCATCCAGGCGACGTCGTTCGCCGGCAACATCGGCCTCGGTCTGTGGTTCACCGCCGTCTACCGGCACGCAGCCGAGACCCAGGGCCTGCTCGATCGACTCACCGCCGCGCAGGACGAACTCGCCGCCCTGCACCGCGATACGGGCGTCGTCGAGGAGCGTGGACGTCTGGCCGCCGAACTCCACGACACCATCGCGCAGACGCTGGCGGGGACGGTGCTGCTCGTTCAGCGCTCGCGCCGGGAGCTCGCGGCGGGCGTCCTGGCCGACTCCACCCTCGCCCTGGTCGAAGAGGCCGCGCGCGAGGCCCTCACCGAGACGCGCACCCTCGTCGCGGGCGGGGCGCCCGTGTCGCACGGCGAGGGGCTGGTCGCCGCCCTGACGGTGCTCGTCGATCGCCTCGGCCGCGAATCGGGGCTGCGCATCGACCTGCGCGCCGACGCCGTCACGGGCCTCGACCGCGAGAGCGAGGTCGCGCTGCTGCGGTGCGCCCAGGAGGGCCTGTCGAACGCCCGCCGGCACTCGGGTGCACGACGTGTCGAGGTGACGCTGACCGAGCGCGACGACGGCGTGGAACTGCGCATCGCCGACGACGGCGCCGGCTTCGACCCCGCCGCCCGGGCGCAGGGGTTCGGGCTCGAGGGGCTCCGCGCGCGGCTCGGGCACCTCGACGGCGACCTGCTGATCGACGGCAGCCCCGGGGCCACGGTGCTCACGGCTCGCGTTCCGCGCGCGGCGGTGCGCGCGTGA
- a CDS encoding response regulator transcription factor, translated as MTGRVIRVVVVDDHPIVRAGLTGILDAADDMCVVGVAADGIEAVTVVERERPDVVLMDMRMPRRDGDEATAMLRESVPTARIIVLTTYESDDVIVRAIAAGATGYLLKAAPEQELLAGIRAVAAGEVALAPSVARVLVAQTGRPAERPALTAREVEVLGHVAQGLSNREIGVRLHLGEATVKTHLLKAFAKLDVADRTRAVTRAMELGIL; from the coding sequence GTGACCGGCCGTGTGATCCGCGTCGTGGTCGTCGACGATCATCCGATCGTGCGGGCCGGGCTCACCGGCATCCTGGATGCCGCCGACGACATGTGCGTGGTGGGCGTGGCCGCCGACGGGATCGAGGCGGTGACCGTCGTGGAGCGCGAACGCCCCGACGTGGTGCTGATGGACATGCGGATGCCGCGCCGCGACGGCGATGAGGCGACGGCGATGCTGCGCGAGAGCGTGCCGACGGCGCGGATCATCGTGCTGACGACCTACGAGAGCGACGACGTCATCGTGCGGGCCATCGCCGCCGGGGCGACCGGGTACCTGCTGAAAGCCGCGCCCGAGCAGGAGTTGCTGGCGGGGATCCGCGCCGTGGCCGCCGGCGAGGTGGCCCTCGCGCCGAGCGTGGCGCGCGTGCTCGTCGCGCAGACCGGGCGACCCGCCGAGAGACCTGCGCTCACCGCCCGCGAGGTCGAGGTGCTCGGCCACGTCGCGCAGGGACTCAGCAACCGCGAGATCGGTGTGCGCCTCCACCTCGGCGAGGCCACGGTCAAGACGCACCTGCTCAAGGCGTTCGCCAAGCTCGACGTCGCCGACCGCACCCGCGCCGTCACGCGGGCGATGGAGCTCGGCATCCTGTGA
- a CDS encoding aldo/keto reductase family protein, with protein MVGYRYLGNSGFKISEITLGNWVTHGSQVADDAAIKTVHAALDAGITTFDTADGYANGAAETVLGKALEGQRRESLEIFTKVYFPTGPAGPNDTGLSRKHIMDSINGSLKRLGTDYVDLYQAHRFDYETPLEETFQAFADVVRQGKALYIGVSEWTAEQLREGHALAKQLGIQLISNQPQYSMLWRVIEGKVVPASEELGISQIVWSPMAQGVLSGKYLPGQPAPEGSRATDEKSGATFIKRFLNDDTLEAVQRLTPIADEAGLAMPQLAIAWVLQNPNIAAALVGASRPEQLADTVKASGVTLDADTLAAIDAALGDEVFSDPENTYEVSPKQRLV; from the coding sequence ATGGTCGGTTATCGCTATCTCGGAAACAGTGGATTCAAGATCTCGGAGATCACCCTCGGCAACTGGGTGACGCACGGGTCGCAGGTCGCAGACGATGCGGCCATCAAGACGGTGCACGCCGCGCTCGACGCGGGCATCACGACGTTCGACACCGCCGACGGCTACGCCAACGGAGCGGCCGAGACGGTTCTCGGAAAGGCCCTCGAGGGTCAGCGGCGCGAGTCGCTCGAGATCTTCACGAAGGTGTACTTCCCCACCGGTCCCGCGGGCCCGAACGACACCGGGCTCAGCCGCAAGCACATCATGGACTCCATCAACGGGTCGCTGAAGCGCCTCGGCACCGACTACGTCGACCTGTACCAGGCCCACCGGTTCGACTACGAGACCCCGCTCGAAGAGACCTTCCAGGCCTTCGCCGACGTGGTGCGGCAGGGTAAGGCCCTCTACATCGGTGTGTCCGAGTGGACCGCCGAGCAGCTGCGCGAGGGACACGCGCTGGCGAAGCAGCTCGGCATCCAGCTCATCTCGAACCAGCCGCAGTACTCCATGCTGTGGCGCGTCATCGAGGGCAAGGTGGTTCCCGCCAGCGAAGAGCTCGGCATCTCGCAGATCGTCTGGTCGCCCATGGCGCAGGGCGTGCTGAGCGGCAAGTACCTGCCGGGCCAGCCGGCGCCCGAGGGCTCGCGCGCCACCGACGAGAAGAGCGGCGCCACCTTCATCAAGCGCTTCTTGAACGACGACACGCTCGAGGCCGTGCAGCGCCTCACGCCCATCGCCGACGAGGCCGGGCTCGCCATGCCGCAGCTCGCGATCGCGTGGGTGCTGCAGAACCCCAACATCGCCGCGGCCCTGGTGGGAGCCTCCCGTCCCGAGCAGCTCGCCGACACGGTCAAGGCGTCGGGCGTCACCCTCGATGCCGACACGCTCGCCGCCATCGACGCGGCGCTCGGCGACGAGGTGTTCTCCGACCCCGAGAACACGTACGAGGTCTCGCCGAAGCAACGACTGGTCTGA